The nucleotide sequence ATATGATAATCAAAAAGAAATTTATGATAATTTCTTTGTGTTGTTGGACGAAGCTTATAATCAATTGGATGACAGGCCTAGTGCCGATAAAATTACAGGAGATAACTTTTATAATGGTGACATTTCTAAATGGAAAAAATTAGCTAACTCATTAAGATTACGATGTGCAATGAGAATTTCTGCAGTTGATGAGGCTAAAGCTATAGCTGAAATACAATCTGCAATTAACAATGGGCTTTTCGAAAGCAACGATGATAACTGTTTTACTCATCATGATGAAACAGGATTTAATACTATTGGAGCAGAAAAAAATGGAAATGGTTTATCACAAGCATTAAAAGGTAATGGAGTTGTTTTGGATCATCCTACTGAAATTTTGCTTAGAAACTTAGTAGGAGACCCAAGAATGGATATATGGTTTTTATCTGGTAATTCTGGGAATATTGAAGGGGTTTCTTCAAATAATTTCCGCTGGGATCACCCTGGTGGGTCAACAAATTTAGGCGTTATTCAGCCATATCTATACAAGGATGATGCACCATATTTACATATTTCATATTCAGAGATTCAACTTTTGTTGGCCGAGGCAGTTCAGAGAGGTTTTATTTCAGGAGATGCACAAAATTATTATCAAAACGGAATAGAAGCAGGGATTCTACAATGGTCTGCATTTGGGGCAGATATCGATCAAACAGATGTAAAAGAATTTACTGAAACTAAAATACTTACCCCGGGTAATGAAATTGAAGAAATCGTCACACAACAATGGTTAACTCTCTTTTTGAATGGAATGGAAGCTTATGCAAACCATCGTAGAACAGACTTACCAATTTTGGACGCAGTGACCCGAACTGATACAGATACCAATGGAGTAATGCCAAAAAGGTTTCCATATCCGGGAGAAGAATCTACTGTAAACGAAGTTAATTATGAAGCTGCAAGATTAAAATATCCAAATGGTTGGTTATCTCCTATTTGGTGGGATGTTAATTAAGCTTTATAAATAATAAAGTTCCATGAAATGCCAAATTCCTAATAAAAATATACACGGCAAAATGAAAACGATTTATATAAAAAAACTATTTTTTTTGATAATATTACTATGTTCGGTAATCTTGATTATCTCCTGTAGTGATGATACTAATTATTCTTCACCAAATCTCGTTTTAGTAACATCAAATATAGAAACAGAATTAAATTTGCGTGTTGATGAGGAGGTAATACTTAATCTTAATTTTGAAAATGCGGTAGGTCAGTTATCTTATATTTGGAGTATTGATGGTACTATTGTTTCCAAAGAAGATAACTATGCTTTTCAACCTACAGAATCCGGACAGTTCTCTATCGATGTTTATGTAGAAGATGCAGAAGGAAAATATACAAACGAGATATTCAAATTAAAAGTAGTAGGCCTTCCACATGTTTTTGACAGCAATAAGGTGGTTGTTGGGTATTGTCCAAGTTACAAAACAGATACTATAGAATGGGATAAAATTACACATTTAATATATACTTATGTGTATCCAAAAGAGGATGGTACCCTAGACACAAGCGATATGCATGCATTGGCTTCATATGTTACACAAGCAAAAGCCAACAATGTGAAGATACTTGTTTCAATTGGAGGATTTGGTTTTTATCCAGGAAGAGATACTAGAATATTTACAAATGTTATTGGGGATGATGCCAAACGTTCAAAACTGGTACAGAATATAAATACGTTTATACGGGATAATCAACTAGATGGTATTGACATTAATTATCAAGAATTAATAGGAGGAGGAGAAACGGTTGATAATACGGAGACAAATAAACTACTACCTTTTTTCCGTGAACTAAGAGAGGCGCTCCCAAGCGAAAGTCTAATAACTTCATATGTTACTGGTAGTTATGAATGGGCTGCTTATCATTTTAGGGATATTACTGCAGAAATGGCTAGCGTATTAGATTTTATTTCAGTGATGTCTTTCGACAATTTAGGTTCTTGGCCTGAGTCTGCTTTAGGACCACATTCGTCTATTACAGATGCACAAAACGCATTGAATCGGTACATAGAATTTGGAGCCCCTAAAAGTAAATTGGTATTGGGCCTTCCCTTATATGGACGAGATTTTTTAACAGCCTCTGGAGGAGTAGCACAAGTAATTACATATGCAGATATTGTATCGCTATACTCCCCTACAGAAAGTGAGTTTATAGAAGGAAATGTAAATAGGGACGGACATAATATTTTCTTTGATTCGCAAGAGATCATTTCTCAAAAAGTTAATTATGTAAAAGATAATGAATTTAGAGGAATTACTCTTTGGAAGTTAGGTCAAGATACAAGTGATCCTAATTTATCTCTATTAAAAGATATACTTAATCAGTTTAATTAGGATGGAAAATGTGAGATAGTGCTTAGAATTATTAAATAAAAGCAACTACATATTAGAGATCAAAATTATGAATAATACGATTAGTGTATTACAAAAAATTATCATTGTATAATTACTGACGACGAACCCTTTGCCAAAAAAAATATAGAATCACATTTAGCTTCATTTAATAACATAGAACTTATAGGTTTATACAGTAATCCAATAGAGGTATTAGAAACAATAGAACAAAGCAATATCGATGCTATATTCTTAGATATTAATATACCAGAAATCAGTGGGTTGGATTTTATTAAAAAGTATAGACATGATTACAAAATTATTAGTACCGCAGCATATAGAGAGTATGCTGTAGAAAGTTTTGAACTAAATGTCCATGACTATTTAGTAAAATCCATACCCTTCAATCGATTTTTAAGAACTATGGATAAGCTAAATCAAACTATAAGCCTTAATCAATTAAGAGGTTATGAATATTCAGCCAATAAAGGGCCATTTATTTTTTTAAAAGTCGACAAAAGATTGGTAAAAGTTCTGTTGAAAGATATTTTATTCATCAAAAAGCCTCAAAGACTATATCAAAATTATTACTATACAGGATAGTCATGTTGTACACAAATCATTAGCACAAATCACAAAAGAACTACCCTGTTCAAATTTTATACGTGTGCATAGATCATATACTATTGCCCTTGACAAAATAAAATCGGTAGAAGGAAATCTGATTGAACCATTGCTATATTCTTTCACAGGATATAGCTCTAGTAGGCATGTATAAATATTAAGTAATACAATTTATATTTTCATCATTTTAACATAGGGCACAACATATGCCTATTTGTTTTATAAATGAAGTACTATACTTCGATATATTAATCTTAAAACATATACATATGAAACCTAAAACAAAAATGTCATTGACTATTCTATTGAAAAATATAAAAAAAACATTAAAAGAGCTTCCCAAAGCCTGTAGTTACGCGATACATCGATAGAAAATAACATAATTAATATTCTGAATTAAAAAGGTATAAGAGCATTAGAAAGTACTAGAACACAATGTCAGTTCATAAACAAATAAGCTTTTTTAACGGTAGTTATTCTTTTTACAAAACTAGGATCTATTATTAAAATAATATAGTATAAACCTAACTTGTTGTGTGTTTTGATATTTTTTAATCTAAAATTCGTAAATAGTAGTGTTTTTACGCTATAGAAATACTATCGCTTGGAAGTATAGTTCTCCTTTTAATAATTTGCACCTCTTATACAAATGCTGAGACAAACTTGAACAGGGAAAGAATCAATGTGCAAAATAATTACTTGGTCTCAAAAGAATTAGTTATCCTTACTGATACAAAATAAAAGTTCGAACAACATAGATGAGAGGGCTTATCCTGATACTACATGGGATAAGTTCTTTTTATTTTTACGTTTTTCAGTATTAAAACCAGTGGCTACTAATGGATTTATACCGAAGCTTATTTTATTTATGATGGCTTTTCAAATCATATATATTAAAATAAAAAAACAAAATATATAGGGGAGAACAATGCTTAAATTGTTTTTAAATAAACAATAAGTAATAAAAATAAAAAAACGATATGGGAACCGAGATTGATGGATCAAAGGATTATTATAGCATATTAGGGCTAAATAAGAATAATTTAGGCACAGTCTATGAGACAGCAAAAGAGAAAATAGAAAAAGATAATGACGCACAAATAGCAAATGAGAAAGAACGTGGTGAAAGACAAACAACTGTTAAACTTACTCCACGAGAAATAGAAATAAAAGCAGAAGCCTACGTGTATTCAAGCGCATATAAGAAGATTGCGCTTAAACAACACCCTGATAAGGGGGGGGATGCAGAAAAATTTAAACAGACAAACGCGGCCTATGATATTTTGAAAGACCCAGAGAAAAGACGAGAATATGACAAAAAGAGAAAGGATTTTCTTAAAAATCTTAAAAAAAAATCTGGCCCAGAAACAAAAGGAAGAGCCCGGAGAGAGGGCACCGAAGATGCATCACAAGGGAAACAAAAACAACGGGAAAATCCGTTTGAACCAAATTCGTCTCAACACAGATATGGAAGACCACAACCAGGTAGTTATCCAAGAGGATCACAACAGCAAGATTCAGATGAAGAAAATAGATATTTAAAAAAAGTCATAGATGATTGGGAGCGTGCTTTTCAAAGTCTGAAAGAATCTAACAACAGTGCAAATCAAGAAAATATAGATTTAAGAAAAGGCATAGATGGTTGGAAGGATGCTTATCAAAGATTAAAACATGATTTGCGAAGTCTGGGAGAATCTTACAACAGTGCAGAAAAAGAAAATAGTGTATTAAGCAATGAAATCAATAGGTTAAGAGAAAAACTGTCTGATTATAAGCAAAGATTAAAGCGTAGCAATGACGATAGCCAAAAGTTGAGAAAAGATTACGGCGGCTTAAAAGAAGAAAATAGAAGATTAAAAGAAAGGCTGCGAAAATATGAGCAAGAAGGAGATAAAAAAAATAGAGTAAATGATCTTATTATAAAAATAGAAGGAAAAATTAAAGAATTAAGGGATTTTGATTTTGAACTACCTTCTAAAATAGGAGAATCTATAGGGTATTCAGAAGACGGTAAAAAACTTAATCTTCAAATACATTATGATGTAGGAGTTCAATTCTTCAATGAAAAGAAAGTAAAAAAGTATGAATTTTTGGATAGTATAGGTAAAAGGATTAGTGATAATAAACATGGATTAAAAGATATTGATGACAGACATAGTGATTTACTAAAATGTGAAAGAGATATCCAGAATTTTTATGGAAATTTAGTAAGTGAATATAATACTCTTAAAACATTATATAAAGACGAAGGTCCTAGAGAAGAAAGAAATATGAATAATTTCTCAAATCCTCAAGTGGTTAAAAATGATAACAGTCGGAGTTCAAGTCCAAACGGATCAACATCAAGAGGAGTACAAGAACGAAACCGACAACCATGGAGTAAAAAAATGTAAATTAAAAAACTAATTTTTATCCGATATATAAAGTAGTAGTAGTATCCAATATACCGTGTAAACAGAAATCAGGCGGGTTTTGCAAAAATCCAAATCCCAAGTCAATATGATGGTGATGGCACTACAGTTAAAAACCCGACACAAAAACTATCATTAAAATGAAAATTCTTGATCTTAGAGGTTGATGATTTTAATTATCCCCATGCTATATATAGCATGGGGGGGGGACTATCTTATAAAGTGTGTAAATAAAAAATAGCTGGGGCATGCCCCAGCTATTTTTTTGTTTGATTTTAAATATTTACACCTTATGGAAAAAGAAGAATTATTCGACGATGGAGGGTCTGTAAATTAAACTCTGTCCGATCTATCAGTCCCTCTGGGGCTAGCCCCAGAGGGACTAAGTTCCGCGTATTTTACGGGCGGTATTTTACCCAAGGCATGTGGGGCCTATGATGGTTATAATCGTTCATCCAGATCTGTGTCCGTTCCCTTACTTGGTCTAGGTTTTCAAAGATATATTTGTTCGGCACCTCACGTCAATAGCTTCCGTTGAACCTTTCCACAAAAGCATTTTGGGTCGGCTCGCCCGGTTGGATATATTTGAACTCTATCCCGTACATCTGGCTCCAATCATTGGTTATGTGGGCAATGAACTCAGGGCCGTTGTCCATTCTTATCTTCTTCGGCTTCCCCTTCCTATTGATGGGATGGTTGAGTGTTCATTCCCCAATTAGTAGGACAGGTTTTCTACAAATCTAGGTTAATTTATGCTGCTTTTTTTAATATGTCCATTGGCCTATCCAAGGGCTGTTGAAACTGTTACATCTTTCCACGCTTCGAGATCGGTTTTTACCTGCTCCATTTTTTTACAGGCCATATCATAAGCATCTTGACCAAGAAATAAGTGTAGCGGAGGATCCATTACTTCACTTATTTTTATCATAGCGTTAGCTGCCTTTATAGGATCTCCGGCTTGATTGTCATCAATTTCACGCAGATGTGCTTCTTGAATTTGACGGGCTTCGGTATACTCAACAATTGGGTTAGCGGGTACGGCTAAAGATCCTTTCTTTAGAAAATTAGTCTTGAAATATCCAGGATGTACAACTGTCGCCTTAATTCCAAATGATTTAATATCAGCAGCCAAAGCCTCTGTAAAAGCCGTTACTGCAAATTTGGTAGCGCTATAGATACCCCAAACAGGAAAGTTTGCAGTATAACCTGCAATAGAAGATATGTTAATAATATGTCCGGATTTTTGTTTCCGTAGGTAAGGCATTGCTTTTCTAATGACATGTGCCAGACCAAAAACATTTACATCAAAACTAGCCCTTATCTCGGCATCAGAAATTTCTTCTAGTGTTCCCATCTGGCCATATCCTGCATTATTAACAATAACATCAATTTGCCCGAAATGAGCGACTACGGCCTCAATAGCTTCTTGCACACTTTGCTCGTTTACTAGATCCATTTCAATCGGCAGAAACGTTTTAGTAACGTTACTTACCTCTTTTTCTAATGATTTTATATCGCGTGAGGTTGCTGCTACATAATATCCACTAGCTAGTAATTGCTTTACAAGTGCTAATCCTAAACCTTTAGATGCTCCGGTTACAAACCATACATTCCTATTCATAATTATTTTTTTATTGTTAATTGCTGACTTATATAGTTTTTTATAGTTATCTAATTTTTAATACAACAATGATTAAAGTTTTAAATACTTTCAATACTATCTGTGAATTAAATAATGGGTTTATGAAAGAATCAACAAGTTGTTTGTAATCCAAAATTAGGATGTTGTTGAAAAATATGATATCCTGATAAAGAATGATTTTTGAATAGTGGTTAATAAGGGTAATATATTGAGGTTTGTTTTCACTTTTGTACGTTACAACCTTTGGTTTAGTTGGTTCTAATAATCCTAAATGAGGGCTAATGAGTTTATCTTCTATACTCTTGGAGTAAGGATGAACTAATTTTATTACAGTAATTTAAAATGATAAACAGTATAAAAAGGATAGGTTTTCTTCTTTTTATCTCTGTGGGAAATTTGAAATTAAACAAAAAATATCGAGAGTTTGAAACCCTCGGCTTTTTTACTTAGACAAGTTATGGTATGCTATAGTGTTTTTGATTATTAGTTTCAAAATCTTATCTCATCTTGTTCTTTTTTTTGGTAATTTTTCCCTGTGATTTGGTTTCATTTCAACATTTTTTGTTTTTGCATTTGCGAGTGATTCCTGTGGTTCGGAAAAAGCACATAAGTTGATTTTTTTACGATTTTGAGTTATATTATCTGGAGTAGTTGAGTCTTGTGTCGGTTTGTCTTTTTTGAAAGTATTATTTAATCTGCTCCATAAACTTTTATTTCTCTCTGGTACCTTTTCAATTGATAAATCTTTGGATAAAGAAAATAATTCACTTGGAGGATCTTTCTCTAAGTTTATTATTTTTTTTATTAACCGATCTTTTTGCTCTCCATCTTTTACATTTTTGATGTCTTCAATTTTAGATGCAGCAACTCCATACTCAGTCATTAATGTTTTCTGTATACCCTCTGCTTTTTTCACCAAAGTTTTGCCATAAATACCTACATCGGATTGTTTTTGTTTTCTAAGGCTCCTTTTGATGTGATCAGGATAATTTTTAGCGTTTCATTACTAGTAATTGACTAATAGACAGACATGGTTCCTGCAAGCGCAATCAACTTTTTTTCTAATGAGGTATAAATTAGATTTTTATCTCGTGTCTTTCACTTTGTGGTTTTAGAGGAATCTTCTTGTAGAGATGCCCATAATTTCTTTGAGTTTATAGATAGGGTAACACTGATTAAAATTGTTTTTATAATAAAAATCTATTTTAACTATTACACATTAGATATATGAAAGCAGATCATTATATAGTAAACGTTTTTGAGAAACCAACATATCATATCACTCCTACAATTAAAGCAGACCAAGTGGTGAATAACATTTTTTCATCAATAAATGATATGATTGGTAGAGGGCAAAAAATTCTTGAATATACCCCTGAACATAGTGATAATAATTCGATCACAAAGGTATTAGGGGAATTTAAATTAGGAAGGGATAATTTGGGAGCAGAACTACCAATGTTAATTGATCGCGCTATAGAGCATATTAATATAGTTAGGAACTATAATAGCAATTCAGATAAAAAAAATGAATCACAGATAGAAGAGATTATTACTGATTTAAAGGGACTAAAGGAACAGCATAAAGAATTTGAAAATATAGAGAATAGGTTTAACGAAGCTATAAGTAAGGAAGTAAAAAATATAGCATTCGCTCCAGAAAAAATAAAAGACTGGAAGTTGATAATCGATAAAAGATTAGGTGAAATACAACAATCTGTATTTACACAAATTGCTGGCAATACTAATCAACCTAATATACAAAATACAAATATTTTAAAAGATCTTCAAAAAATTAGCTATCAGTTGTTTGGCAAAGATAAAGGCAGTATTATAAATGGTGATTTTGCTATTGCTCTTGAAAATATTTATCAGTTTGATATCAATTTACGAAAATTATACCATTCTCATCCTAATAACAGTAATACATCTAATCAACTATCTGAAGTTTATGGGGTTTTAAGTGATATAAAAAGTTCAGTGGATAAATTTAAATTAGATTTAACAGAATCTAAAAAATTTTTAGCGGATAGAGTTCTAAAGGGCTTGGATGATATATTATTTGAGGGGACTTTGGTGTCGGAATCAATATTAGATCTTCATATGGATATGAAATTGGATAAACATCCTGATTTTTGTGTTCAACCAGGTCTGCTTATCCAACAATTTCAAAAAGCAGGAAAGAGTTACAATTGTCATCCTATAACGGTAGATATGAAAAATTCACTATCCAATGTAAAAGAAGGGTCAGTAATTAATATAATTGGAGGACATGGTAATAAAGGTTCAGATTTTTTGGCTAATATCGGATATGATCATTCTCGATTTTGTACTAATCCAAATCCATTGGAAAAACTGTACCCCAAAGATATTGTCAAAAGACTAGATTATCTTGGATTGCCTAAAGATAGAGCATATATTTTCAAATTACAATCTTGTTATACTGCTTCTCCATCTTCAGATGGGACAAAACCAAGTTATGGTCAGGGGTTTAAAAATCAACTGTTGCTGCAAGGTTATAAACAGGGAAACGAAGTACATGGTTATACTGAAAGTATAACAAGTTATATCAAAATGAATTCGGAAAGAGGTACAGAAGAAACTCATAAAGGCGCATTGAGAGATTTTAAAGAATTTATTGGACGAGCATCACAGTTTCGTGAAAAAATAGAGGCAAGTCCAAAAGTTGGGGATGAGATTAAAACATATAAAGGACAAAGAAGGTAGGTATATCTTTTCTACTATGAATATAGTTTTCTGGATCTAAAGAAAATTGGAAAGAAAAGGACCTCTTAATAACATGGCAAGAATATATGGATCGCTAGTTACTTAATTTTATGGTACTACCCAATTGTCATGTAATTAGTAACCGTTCAGATGTAAGCATATGGTAATGTACATTACCATATGCTTACAATTCATCAACCTTCTTATTGATCTAAACCTGGGAAATATTTTGGATTGGTTTTTACCACGATATAGAATCAAAATAAATTAAAATTTAATAAAATGAACAAGGACGATTTTGCAGGATCTGTTCCTCAAAGAGACAAAACAAAGCACGAAGAAGGAGATTTACACTACGGGTATTCCGATATTAGATATGCAGGAATGGATAAAATGATGCAGGGTAACTACTCTGGGCAATGATGCAGGGTAACTACTCTGGGCAATATAGTATTGTTCATTCCCCAATTAGTAGGACAGGTTTTCTACAAATCTAGGTTAATTTATGCTGCTTTTTTAAACATGTCCATTGGTCTATCATAATCTATTGATTCATGTCTTCTTTCCTTGTTGTAATATTCAAAGTATTCCGCCAATAGCAGGAACAGATCGAGTCCATCACTTGGTGGGTTCAGGTATATCTTCTCGTACTTCACGCTTCTCCATAAGCGCTCTATAAATGCATTGTCCGTTGCCCTTCCCTTACCGTCCATGGAAAGTTTGATCTCTTTGCCCAATACGGTACTCGAGAATTCATCGGAGGTGAACTGGCTCCCTTGGTCCGTGTTTATTATTTCAGGTTTTCCATGTGCCCAACGGCCTCTTCCAAGGTCTTGGCGCACCATTCGGCCTCCATGGAGTTGGAAACGCTCCAATGGACGACGAAACGACTGTGCAGGTCTATTATCGCCATCAGGTACATATACCCTTTTCTCATGGGAATATAGGTAATGTCGGTCGCCCATACTTGGTTGGCCCTGGTTATCTCCAGGTTCCTCAACAGATAAGGGTAGGTTTTGTGTTCCTTGTTCCTCTTGGAGGTATGTCTGCCGGTCAATACGGCCCTTAGGCCCATCACACGGTAATAAAGCCGTTCGATACGGTTCTTGCTTACCTTGTACCCTTTGTCACGGGTAAGCCAAACGTGCATGCGGAAGGCGTCCTTTAGAAAATCGTTCTCGACCTTTAACTCCCCGATGGTCTTGAGCAATTGATCGTTCTTTTTCTTGCCTCACTACGTTTATCGGTCTTCCCTTTTTCGAAAACCTGTTCGGCTCCCGAAAGAAAATCCCGCTTCTAACTACTTATCTGGGTCGGGTGTATTTTATACTTTTGGGCAATCTCGGCAAGACTGTGCCGCTCTTTCAAGGCTTCCAATACTACCTTGGTCTTGAATTTTGATGTGAATTTTCTTCGTGTCATATTCAGTAAATTTAATGATTAAACTTACTGTCCTAAAATTTGGGGTATCTACACTATCTGCACACTTTAGGTTTTAAAGACAAAAATATATGCCATGCTAGTTATCGTCGATTTCTTGATGGTGTTCCTTGTCCTATACTTTGTAAAGGTTTCCTACCATAGCCACTTAGACTAACCATTGTACGTTCATCATATTTTGTATTAATACCAGGTAAGGTCATTACTGTTAGATCGTTACCTAACCCTTGTATTTTAACGTTATTATAATTTGCTTTTCTAAATTCTTGCACCAATAATTTCGCATAACTTTTTTCATCTTGTATATTTTCTGGAGCCGACCCCTCCATCCCATCTACAGCAGATTTAGAAGTAAACATGAATATAGTTACATCATGGTCTTTGCGTAAGCCTTTTTCAATATGAAAATCAACAAATTGTTTAGCTTCGATGGCTTCGATGTCAGGATGTTGATCCATAATATCTATCCCATTATCAATATAATTCAGCCCTCTATCTCCATAACCTATAGTACGGATATGAATTTTAGATTCTGAAGATATATTATTTAAAATATCTCGATTGCTAGAAGGATCAAGGAGTTGATATGGGACATCTTCTCTCATTAAGGTACTAGCTAATTCTGAGGCTGTAATTCTTTCGCCATCAGGTTCGTATAAAACTTCCCACGGTAGTGCTACGATATTTTCAATATTTGGATTTTCTTTGTCCATTTTTAAATTATTTTAAGTTATTAAAATTTTTAATTCTTTGTTTTTTTCAAGATATTCTTCTGTGTCTCATCCCCAAATAGTGTCATATTAAATGTTATTTAT is from Zobellia galactanivorans and encodes:
- a CDS encoding integrase core domain-containing protein, coding for MVRQDLGRGRWAHGKPEIINTDQGSQFTSDEFSSTVLGKEIKLSMDGKGRATDNAFIERLWRSVKYEKIYLNPPSDGLDLFLLLAEYFEYYNKERRHESIDYDRPMDMFKKAA
- a CDS encoding J domain-containing protein translates to MGTEIDGSKDYYSILGLNKNNLGTVYETAKEKIEKDNDAQIANEKERGERQTTVKLTPREIEIKAEAYVYSSAYKKIALKQHPDKGGDAEKFKQTNAAYDILKDPEKRREYDKKRKDFLKNLKKKSGPETKGRARREGTEDASQGKQKQRENPFEPNSSQHRYGRPQPGSYPRGSQQQDSDEENRYLKKVIDDWERAFQSLKESNNSANQENIDLRKGIDGWKDAYQRLKHDLRSLGESYNSAEKENSVLSNEINRLREKLSDYKQRLKRSNDDSQKLRKDYGGLKEENRRLKERLRKYEQEGDKKNRVNDLIIKIEGKIKELRDFDFELPSKIGESIGYSEDGKKLNLQIHYDVGVQFFNEKKVKKYEFLDSIGKRISDNKHGLKDIDDRHSDLLKCERDIQNFYGNLVSEYNTLKTLYKDEGPREERNMNNFSNPQVVKNDNSRSSSPNGSTSRGVQERNRQPWSKKM
- a CDS encoding SusD/RagB family nutrient-binding outer membrane lipoprotein, which encodes MEIIKYLCFIVLILNTMGCEDDDLFRETNTNREAFSSIDPNLLLTTVQASLSGGRLEQWRANLIYGEGFVQHLSGSFAVSNYGAFFKHNAEYETALWQSNYGNGIIRNLIDIQERTKNNVASKNINAISKILKVMVFQRLSDSYGDIPYSEAGMGFYKGIHFPKYDNQKEIYDNFFVLLDEAYNQLDDRPSADKITGDNFYNGDISKWKKLANSLRLRCAMRISAVDEAKAIAEIQSAINNGLFESNDDNCFTHHDETGFNTIGAEKNGNGLSQALKGNGVVLDHPTEILLRNLVGDPRMDIWFLSGNSGNIEGVSSNNFRWDHPGGSTNLGVIQPYLYKDDAPYLHISYSEIQLLLAEAVQRGFISGDAQNYYQNGIEAGILQWSAFGADIDQTDVKEFTETKILTPGNEIEEIVTQQWLTLFLNGMEAYANHRRTDLPILDAVTRTDTDTNGVMPKRFPYPGEESTVNEVNYEAARLKYPNGWLSPIWWDVN
- a CDS encoding LytR/AlgR family response regulator transcription factor, with amino-acid sequence MESHLASFNNIELIGLYSNPIEVLETIEQSNIDAIFLDINIPEISGLDFIKKYRHDYKIISTAAYREYAVESFELNVHDYLVKSIPFNRFLRTMDKLNQTISLNQLRGYEYSANKGPFIFLKVDKRLVKVLLKDILFIKKPQRLYQNYYYTG
- a CDS encoding transposase; this translates as MTRRKFTSKFKTKVVLEALKERHSLAEIAQKYKIHPTQISS
- a CDS encoding LytTR family transcriptional regulator DNA-binding domain-containing protein; this encodes MQDSHVVHKSLAQITKELPCSNFIRVHRSYTIALDKIKSVEGNLIEPLLYSFTGYSSSRHV
- a CDS encoding SDR family oxidoreductase, with product MNRNVWFVTGASKGLGLALVKQLLASGYYVAATSRDIKSLEKEVSNVTKTFLPIEMDLVNEQSVQEAIEAVVAHFGQIDVIVNNAGYGQMGTLEEISDAEIRASFDVNVFGLAHVIRKAMPYLRKQKSGHIINISSIAGYTANFPVWGIYSATKFAVTAFTEALAADIKSFGIKATVVHPGYFKTNFLKKGSLAVPANPIVEYTEARQIQEAHLREIDDNQAGDPIKAANAMIKISEVMDPPLHLFLGQDAYDMACKKMEQVKTDLEAWKDVTVSTALG
- a CDS encoding DDE-type integrase/transposase/recombinase; translation: MLKTIGELKVENDFLKDAFRMHVWLTRDKGYKVSKNRIERLYYRVMGLRAVLTGRHTSKRNKEHKTYPYLLRNLEITRANQVWATDITYIPMRKGYMYLMAIIDLHSRFVVHWSVSNSMEAEWCAKTLEEAVGHMENLK
- a CDS encoding glycosyl hydrolase family 18 protein, which translates into the protein MKTIYIKKLFFLIILLCSVILIISCSDDTNYSSPNLVLVTSNIETELNLRVDEEVILNLNFENAVGQLSYIWSIDGTIVSKEDNYAFQPTESGQFSIDVYVEDAEGKYTNEIFKLKVVGLPHVFDSNKVVVGYCPSYKTDTIEWDKITHLIYTYVYPKEDGTLDTSDMHALASYVTQAKANNVKILVSIGGFGFYPGRDTRIFTNVIGDDAKRSKLVQNINTFIRDNQLDGIDINYQELIGGGETVDNTETNKLLPFFRELREALPSESLITSYVTGSYEWAAYHFRDITAEMASVLDFISVMSFDNLGSWPESALGPHSSITDAQNALNRYIEFGAPKSKLVLGLPLYGRDFLTASGGVAQVITYADIVSLYSPTESEFIEGNVNRDGHNIFFDSQEIISQKVNYVKDNEFRGITLWKLGQDTSDPNLSLLKDILNQFN